A genomic window from Prunus persica cultivar Lovell chromosome G2, Prunus_persica_NCBIv2, whole genome shotgun sequence includes:
- the LOC18770319 gene encoding uncharacterized protein LOC18770319, whose protein sequence is MGMAMSFMGLGGGMPSAQMLNFVMGTVYKQFIEKDISNFEDFHIAILDIFNTFNAALPGKHYDAPPHEEIEAVFKQWQKTPEADRKNLLIEFLKKNVKLSKVDGTTMIAGILTPPVAMATKRAGENVPQLKMIKAIPDVVFVPSATVLVLISVKISRRVFMGKIAS, encoded by the exons ATGGGAATGGCTATGAGTTTCATGGGATTGGGAGGAG GGATGCCATCCGCCCAGATGTTAAATTTTGTAATGGGAACGGTGTACAAGCAGTTCATAGAGAAAGATATCAGCAACTTCGAGGACTTCCACATCGCCATTCTTGATATTTTCAA CACTTTTAACGCAGCTTTGCCTGGTAAACACTACGATGCGCCACCACACGAAGAAATAGAG GCTGTATTCAAACAATGGCAAAAAACACCAGAGGCAGACAGGAAGAACCTCCTCATCGaatttctgaagaaaaatGTGAAGCTTAGCAAGGTTGATGGCACTACCATGATAGCAGGAATACTAACACCACCAGTAGCCATGGCTACTAAAAGAGCAGGGGAGAACGTTCCCCAGCTGAAAATGATCAAGGCCATTCCCGATGTTGTTTTTGTACCATCAGCAACCGTGCTGGTGCTCATTTCTGTTAAGATCTCCAGAAGGGTTTTCATGGGGAAAATAGCATCTTGA
- the LOC18771048 gene encoding pentatricopeptide repeat-containing protein At2g44880 codes for MAKIPAGAGPRRVPDPNGGRFWGQMGIGAETGNVPDGYTFTALAKSCGLDVTIWEGQELHCHVIKVGLCLDLYESTSLVDTYAKFGRMSFASKLFTEMTVTSRVSWTALICGYARLGDMGNARRLFDQMPEKDLAAFNAMIDGYVKLGDMGPARSLFDEMTDRNVVSWTSMMYGYCHHGDVQSARSLFDAMAEKNLISWNVMIGGYSQNKQPHEALKLFHELQSNMSLELDGVTVVSILPAIADLGALDLGLWVHKFVRRKKLDRVINICTALVDMYAKRGEITEAKRLFDEMPEKETASWNALINGFAVNGHGKEALEVFLEMQCKKFMPNNITFIGVLSACNHCGLVEEGKRWFKGMEGFGLIRQIEHYGCMVDLLGRAGCLEEVEKLIESMPYDANGIILSSFLFACGHSEDVTRANKVLKKAVKVEPWNDGNYVMLRNLYIKKRRWSDAEEIKRLMRKNRANKEVGGSVIEVDGRIKEFVSGDRVHAYSEAIHLTLRQTWKHMMGDFIEKG; via the exons atggcaaaaatcCCTGCGGGGGCGGGTCCCCGTCGGGTCCCCGACCCTAATGGGGGGAGATTTTGGGGCCAAATGGGTATTGG AGCGGAGACGGGCAATGTCCCCGATGGCTACACATTCACAGCCTTGGCAAAGTCCTGTGGTTTAGATGTGACCATCTGGGAAGGGCAAGAACTTCATTGTCATGTTATTAAAGTTGGGTTGTGCTTAGATTTGTATGAGTCGACTTCATTGGTTGATACGTATGCAAAGTTTGGGAGGATGAGTTTTGCAAGTAAGTTGTTCACTGAAATGACAGTGACAAGTCGAGTATCGTGGACAGCTCTTATTTGTGGGTATGCAAGGTTAGGAGATATGGGTAATGCAAGGAGGCTTTTTGATCAAATGCCTGAGAAGGACTTGGCTGCATTTAATGCTATGATTGATGGTTATGTCAAATTGGGAGATATGGGCCCTGCTCGAAGTTTATTTGATGAGATGACGGATAGGAATGTGGTATCTTGGACCAGTATGATGTATGGTTACTGCCATCATGGTGATGTACAATCTGCTAGATCACTTTTTGATGCCATGGCTGAGAAGAATCTAATTTCTTGGAATGTGATGATTGGGGGTTACAGTCAAAACAAACAGCCCCATGAAGCCTTGAAATTATTTCATGAACTGCAGTCAAATATGTCTCTTGAACTGGATGGCGTGACTGTTGTTAGCATTCTTCCAGCTATTGCAGATTTGGGCGCCTTGGATTTAGGTCTTTGGGTTCACAAGTTTGTAAGACGGAAGAAGCTTGATAGGGTAATCAACATCTGCACTGCGCTTGTTGATATGTACGCAAAACGTGGTGAAATTACAGAGGCCAAAAGACTTTTTGATGAGATGCCTGAAAAGGAAACAGCTTCTTGGAATGCCTTGATAAATGGGTTTGCAGTAAATGGCCATGGCAAGGAGGCACTGGAGGTATTTTTAGAGATGCAGTGCAAAAAGTTTATGCCGAACAATATAACCTTTATTGGTGTTTTGTCTGCTTGTAACCATTGTGGTCTGGTAGAGGAAGGGAAAAGATGGTTTAAAGGAATGGAGGGCTTTGGGCTTATCCGGCAAATTGAGCATTATGGTTGTATGGTTGATCTTTTGGGAAGGGCAGGATGCTTGGAGGAAGTTGAGAAATTGATTGAGAGCATGCCTTACGATGCTAATGGAATAATTTtgagttcttttctttttgcatgtGGCCATTCTGAGGATGTCACAAGGGCCAACAAAGTTTTAAAGAAGGCAGTCAAAGTGGAGCCATGGAATGATGGAAATTATGTCATGCTCAGAAATTTGTATATCAAGAAGAGAAGGTGGAGTGATGCAGAGGAAATTAAGAGGTTGATGAGGAAGAATCGAGCAAATAAAGAGGTTGGTGGTAGTGTGATAGAGGTTGATGGTAGAATCAAGGAGTTTGTGTCTGGTGACAGGGTGCATGCGTATTCTGAAGCTATACATTTAACCTTGCGGCAGACGTGGAAGCACATGATGGGTGATTTTATAGAAAAGGGGTGA